A genomic segment from Tuwongella immobilis encodes:
- a CDS encoding WD40 repeat domain-containing protein — protein sequence MTAFHFSAPRTPPGSHSQANRIASPTLMTFGQPRFQIESEVVAIQFTEEESCWTIEESGILRRWSQDGVPCERFFLSDTEHLWCFGPTAEMLVSAGDELMIWDIPTGTLAERLPSDGWVTAIATSPHGNWIAAGREDGMLIVWDRRNLRRLFQIPAHPGAIAAMAIAPNGNAIATVGEDRRVRIWSLPHGGRTADWIAGSDRVSAIAWHPQQPWVATAGWDGRIRLWSPPNVRPMREWQLHDEQANFLQFSPNGEWLATASTGPSVHLWPLDDTSPLVPPLSAGDGELRCLAFSPDGMHLATAGESTAFRIWNLPEGELPEEDASAGTAPHRIAWLGGPHPRILSNGTGRVWLWSADGHEVRSFVPDSFVRDLAVSPDQQRFLCLDPAGQIRLHDAENGRLIRTFLGPIGAADHLIFAPDSQQFVVASLDDGAVWLYSIDHEQPCLILEAAADTATIESLAFSPDGRELIVGGINIMATSGHSGCVAVWDLSKARVRINRMVGVSALSVAPHGDLIALATVDEWIELWNPATDSLLRSPMAAPDWVECLAIDPTGAWLVAGCRDRTLRIWSIPDGAIGVARSMESIVQRIAFSEDGQTLITGNANSTIHSIRWPALLAELTAE from the coding sequence ATGACCGCGTTTCACTTCTCGGCACCGCGAACCCCTCCCGGATCGCACTCGCAAGCCAATCGTATCGCATCTCCCACTCTGATGACGTTTGGACAACCGCGATTCCAAATTGAGTCCGAAGTGGTCGCCATCCAGTTTACCGAAGAAGAATCGTGCTGGACCATCGAAGAATCGGGAATCTTGCGTCGTTGGTCGCAAGATGGTGTCCCATGCGAGCGATTCTTTCTCAGCGATACCGAACATCTTTGGTGCTTTGGCCCCACTGCGGAAATGCTCGTCAGTGCGGGCGATGAACTGATGATCTGGGATATTCCGACCGGAACGCTCGCCGAACGGCTGCCAAGCGACGGCTGGGTGACTGCGATTGCGACATCGCCACACGGAAATTGGATCGCTGCCGGTCGTGAAGATGGCATGCTGATCGTTTGGGATCGTCGAAATCTGCGACGATTGTTCCAGATTCCGGCACATCCCGGCGCGATTGCAGCCATGGCAATCGCACCGAATGGCAATGCGATTGCCACCGTTGGTGAAGATCGGCGCGTGCGCATCTGGAGTCTGCCGCACGGGGGCCGGACCGCCGATTGGATCGCTGGTTCGGATCGGGTGAGTGCCATCGCGTGGCATCCGCAGCAGCCGTGGGTCGCAACCGCGGGTTGGGATGGTCGCATTCGATTGTGGTCACCGCCGAATGTTCGGCCGATGCGAGAATGGCAACTACACGATGAGCAAGCGAATTTTCTGCAATTTTCCCCAAACGGCGAATGGCTTGCGACCGCATCCACTGGCCCAAGTGTGCATCTCTGGCCGCTCGACGACACATCGCCATTGGTTCCGCCGCTCTCGGCTGGCGATGGCGAACTCCGCTGCTTAGCCTTTTCTCCGGACGGCATGCACTTGGCCACGGCGGGCGAATCGACCGCATTTCGCATCTGGAATCTTCCGGAAGGCGAGTTGCCAGAAGAGGATGCGTCGGCGGGGACGGCACCGCATCGGATTGCCTGGCTGGGCGGTCCGCATCCCCGGATTCTCTCCAACGGAACCGGTCGGGTGTGGCTGTGGTCTGCCGATGGACACGAAGTCCGATCGTTTGTACCGGATTCGTTCGTGCGAGATCTTGCCGTTTCGCCAGATCAGCAGCGGTTTCTCTGCCTCGATCCGGCAGGCCAGATTCGGCTACACGATGCGGAAAATGGGCGATTGATTCGTACATTTCTGGGACCAATCGGTGCGGCAGATCATCTCATCTTCGCCCCCGATTCGCAGCAATTTGTAGTGGCGAGTTTGGACGATGGCGCGGTTTGGCTCTACTCCATCGACCACGAGCAACCGTGTCTGATTCTCGAAGCAGCGGCTGATACTGCGACAATCGAATCGCTGGCATTCTCCCCCGATGGACGGGAGTTGATCGTCGGCGGCATCAACATCATGGCCACGAGTGGGCACAGCGGCTGCGTCGCGGTGTGGGATTTGTCCAAAGCGCGAGTCCGAATCAATCGCATGGTCGGGGTTTCTGCGCTGAGTGTGGCCCCGCATGGCGACCTAATCGCACTCGCAACCGTGGATGAATGGATCGAATTATGGAATCCGGCGACCGATTCGCTGCTCCGATCGCCGATGGCGGCTCCCGACTGGGTCGAATGCTTGGCCATTGATCCCACCGGAGCGTGGCTGGTGGCAGGCTGCCGCGATCGCACGCTGCGAATCTGGTCGATTCCCGATGGCGCCATCGGCGTGGCCCGATCGATGGAAAGCATCGTGCAGCGAATCGCATTCTCCGAAGATGGTCAAACGCTCATCACCGGAAATGCGAATTCGACCATTCACTCAATTCGCTGGCCCGCATTGCTCGCGGAACTCACCGCCGAATGA
- the msrA gene encoding peptide-methionine (S)-S-oxide reductase MsrA: MTDQPQETAVATLGGGCFWCLEAVFEQVKGVQLVESGYEGGHIDQPSYRQVCGGSTGHAEVVRITFDPTVISFRQLLEIFFVIHDPTTLNRQGADVGTQYRSVIFTHHEEQASVAREVIAALEAENVYPNPIVTQVVPTTTFFKAEDYHQGYFRSHPYEGYCQVVVSPKVSKFRKTFVELQK, from the coding sequence ATGACCGACCAACCGCAAGAAACCGCAGTTGCCACACTCGGGGGCGGCTGCTTTTGGTGTCTGGAAGCCGTGTTCGAGCAAGTCAAGGGCGTCCAACTCGTGGAATCCGGCTACGAAGGGGGGCACATCGATCAGCCGTCCTACCGCCAAGTCTGCGGCGGATCGACCGGCCACGCCGAAGTCGTGCGAATCACCTTTGATCCCACGGTGATCTCATTCCGACAATTACTCGAAATTTTCTTCGTGATTCACGATCCGACCACCCTCAACCGCCAGGGGGCCGACGTGGGCACGCAGTATCGTTCGGTGATTTTCACCCATCATGAGGAACAGGCATCGGTCGCCCGCGAGGTGATCGCCGCATTGGAAGCCGAGAACGTCTACCCCAACCCGATTGTCACGCAGGTTGTGCCAACCACAACATTCTTCAAGGCCGAGGATTACCACCAGGGATATTTCCGCAGCCACCCCTACGAAGGATATTGCCAGGTGGTGGTGTCGCCGAAAGTCTCGAAGTTCCGCAAGACATTCGTGGAATTGCAAAAATGA
- a CDS encoding PVC-type heme-binding CxxCH protein produces MFRTLSALLSVVWMTSLAMAAEKVSIDIVQPQSPPKPAPEGLELVDQGKFDPKFKGYFLPDGFRMELVASEPTIINPVGMTFDTNGTLYVLEWLPHTGAGFPEFKETFTYKDGSKKVIATMKKQVKDVVKVLRFNAEKGIYDKFEIVGHDELPSSILVHDGWIYLSGRGTVRRYKQSKADGPFDVKEVIAQGFCGYHHHQVSGMTIGNDGWLYLTSGDDDNFAEGSDGSRATVLRTGAVFRCKPDGSQLHVYSIGYRNPYRDLAFDDKMNWFHVDNDNEDGSKFTGCRIMHVVEGADFGWRLFPGARCCKPDHLRGAVYGEMPGKMPPMLKTGRGSPAGLMIYNDTRIPEAYRGWLYYPDVFRKVVRAYQVSATGSTFEIVKEFEFFKSAEPLFRPCQMITGPDGAIYVCDWRTDSGGAGKLWGDNVHGAIYRIRWVGGKPIGSEEVEPEIPLRGMDSWAKIVRGSDAELLAALELPDQTDRLVAQAELRKRGEKNRDALLQLLANREKLAVTRIAVVGVLQSMWNDAVRDAFVAALNDIAPDVRRLAADGLALNAKPGDPLVTSALTKAVTDAAPAVRRSVAIALGKIGGASEAGALVNLYKFDDGQDVFLHDGLLRAIEATGKAGMQELVILLNSGDAAMAAKVVAAFQATRTMAAAEAIPKVLANPHLNDEQRAAIIRSYPNYLFDPPLSMDPLVEYLTANPDLPLTVQLAGLDVLAQTGGLSGQKIATYLTTLLDSDEADLRRVAIQTIETSRVTAASGTLVKYVADKNRLLAERLAMVQALRVLNDQAAVPVMEQLLVGDPKSPTPLPLLLESLRTLAALNPARGSAAATKLLDQSNPMILNEVIPILGANATGAKLVGQRYLDGKLPTDTIGVVSDALRKHDRDPEAANLMTAVMRNGLKLSLQPAEVEKMRRLVATKGNAMRGREIFLNAKSLQCIHCHKLEGIGGQIGPDLTRVWDTHTLEKIMESIIEPSKEIKEGYQTYTVETTKGQIFSGLKIVDMPKEILIREATGKDIRIPRDDIEEMKLSKTSLMPDNATSQLTYDQFIDLLAFLKSKDAQESLRGLALEFHVVGPFPNDQQTTFPPETNLDRKATYPGLPGQSVTWRTLQTRADGFLDLEPIFQGKDRVSAYALTYVYSPKAQKVPLLLGSDDMIRVWVNGKLVHEYLAERSAVPDADRVEIELKEGWNPVLSRVINRLGGSGMYLRIAGGDGLRFALEPK; encoded by the coding sequence GTGTTTCGCACACTCTCCGCACTGCTTAGCGTCGTCTGGATGACGTCGCTTGCGATGGCCGCTGAGAAGGTATCCATCGATATCGTCCAGCCGCAATCGCCCCCCAAACCGGCCCCCGAAGGGCTCGAACTGGTCGATCAAGGGAAATTCGATCCCAAATTCAAAGGCTATTTCCTGCCCGATGGGTTCCGAATGGAGTTGGTGGCCAGCGAGCCAACCATCATCAACCCCGTCGGCATGACCTTCGATACCAATGGCACGCTCTATGTGCTGGAATGGCTGCCGCACACCGGCGCGGGCTTCCCCGAATTCAAAGAGACGTTCACCTACAAAGATGGCAGTAAAAAAGTCATCGCCACGATGAAGAAGCAAGTCAAGGACGTGGTCAAAGTCCTTCGCTTCAACGCGGAAAAGGGCATCTACGACAAGTTCGAAATTGTCGGCCACGATGAACTGCCGTCGTCGATTCTCGTGCATGACGGTTGGATTTACCTCAGCGGTCGTGGCACCGTTCGACGGTACAAGCAATCGAAAGCCGATGGCCCATTTGATGTCAAAGAAGTGATTGCCCAAGGATTCTGCGGGTATCACCACCATCAAGTCTCGGGCATGACCATTGGCAACGACGGCTGGCTGTACCTGACCAGCGGCGATGATGACAATTTTGCCGAAGGTTCGGATGGATCGCGGGCCACGGTGCTGCGGACGGGCGCGGTGTTCCGCTGCAAACCGGATGGATCGCAATTGCATGTCTATTCGATCGGGTATCGCAATCCGTATCGGGATCTCGCGTTCGACGACAAAATGAACTGGTTCCATGTCGATAACGACAACGAAGACGGCAGCAAGTTTACCGGCTGCCGCATCATGCACGTCGTCGAAGGTGCGGATTTCGGCTGGCGATTGTTCCCCGGCGCACGCTGCTGCAAGCCGGATCATCTGCGTGGGGCGGTCTATGGCGAAATGCCAGGAAAGATGCCGCCGATGCTGAAGACCGGGCGCGGTTCGCCTGCCGGATTGATGATTTATAACGACACGCGCATTCCAGAAGCCTATCGCGGCTGGCTGTACTATCCCGATGTCTTCCGCAAGGTGGTGCGTGCGTACCAAGTTTCGGCCACCGGTTCGACCTTCGAAATCGTCAAGGAATTTGAATTTTTCAAGAGCGCCGAGCCGCTGTTCCGACCCTGCCAAATGATTACTGGTCCCGATGGGGCCATCTACGTCTGCGATTGGCGGACCGATTCCGGCGGGGCGGGCAAACTCTGGGGCGATAATGTCCACGGAGCGATCTATCGCATTCGCTGGGTGGGTGGCAAACCGATCGGATCGGAAGAAGTGGAGCCGGAAATTCCGCTCCGTGGAATGGATTCATGGGCCAAGATCGTTCGCGGGAGCGATGCGGAACTGTTGGCCGCGCTGGAATTGCCGGATCAAACCGATCGCTTGGTTGCCCAGGCGGAACTCCGCAAGCGAGGCGAGAAGAACCGCGATGCGTTACTGCAATTGCTCGCCAATCGAGAAAAACTGGCGGTCACCCGAATTGCTGTCGTCGGTGTGCTGCAATCGATGTGGAATGATGCGGTGCGCGATGCCTTCGTGGCGGCACTCAATGACATTGCCCCCGATGTGCGACGGTTGGCGGCCGATGGCTTGGCGTTGAACGCGAAGCCGGGCGATCCGCTGGTGACTTCCGCGTTGACGAAGGCGGTCACGGATGCGGCGCCGGCCGTGCGTCGCTCGGTGGCAATCGCCTTGGGCAAGATCGGCGGTGCCTCGGAAGCAGGGGCGTTGGTTAATCTGTACAAGTTCGACGATGGCCAAGATGTATTCCTGCACGATGGTCTGCTGCGTGCGATTGAAGCGACGGGCAAGGCCGGCATGCAAGAGTTGGTGATTCTGCTCAACTCCGGCGATGCGGCCATGGCAGCGAAAGTCGTTGCGGCATTTCAAGCGACCCGCACCATGGCGGCGGCGGAAGCCATTCCCAAGGTGTTGGCCAATCCGCACTTGAATGATGAACAGCGAGCCGCGATCATTCGTTCGTATCCGAACTATCTGTTCGATCCGCCATTGTCGATGGATCCGTTGGTGGAGTATCTGACCGCCAATCCGGATCTGCCGCTGACGGTTCAATTGGCCGGGCTGGATGTGTTGGCGCAAACGGGTGGCCTGAGCGGGCAGAAGATTGCGACCTATCTGACGACGCTGCTCGATAGCGATGAGGCCGATTTGCGCCGCGTCGCCATCCAAACCATTGAAACGTCGCGGGTGACGGCGGCCTCGGGGACGCTGGTGAAGTATGTCGCGGACAAGAATCGGCTGTTGGCCGAACGCCTAGCGATGGTGCAAGCCTTGCGGGTGCTGAACGATCAGGCCGCCGTTCCGGTGATGGAACAGCTTCTGGTCGGTGATCCGAAGTCGCCGACGCCGCTGCCGTTGTTGCTGGAATCGCTGCGCACGCTGGCGGCGTTGAATCCCGCGCGGGGGAGTGCGGCAGCCACCAAGTTGTTGGATCAATCGAACCCGATGATTCTCAACGAAGTGATTCCGATTCTGGGCGCGAACGCGACCGGTGCCAAGCTGGTGGGGCAACGCTATCTCGATGGCAAACTGCCAACGGATACCATTGGCGTGGTGTCGGATGCGCTCCGCAAGCATGACCGCGATCCCGAAGCGGCGAATCTGATGACCGCCGTGATGCGAAACGGCTTGAAGCTGTCGCTGCAACCGGCGGAAGTGGAGAAGATGCGCCGGCTGGTCGCCACCAAGGGCAACGCCATGCGCGGCCGAGAAATCTTCCTCAACGCGAAATCGTTGCAGTGCATCCACTGCCACAAGTTGGAAGGCATCGGCGGCCAAATCGGGCCCGATCTGACCCGAGTGTGGGATACACACACGCTCGAAAAGATCATGGAATCGATCATCGAGCCGAGCAAGGAAATCAAAGAAGGCTATCAAACCTACACCGTGGAAACCACCAAGGGGCAAATCTTCAGCGGTCTGAAGATTGTTGATATGCCGAAGGAAATCCTGATTCGCGAAGCAACGGGCAAAGATATTCGCATTCCGCGTGATGACATCGAAGAGATGAAACTCTCGAAGACGTCGTTGATGCCGGATAACGCGACATCGCAGTTGACGTACGATCAATTCATCGACTTGCTGGCGTTCCTCAAGAGCAAAGATGCGCAAGAATCGTTGCGTGGTCTGGCGCTGGAATTCCATGTGGTTGGGCCGTTCCCGAACGATCAACAAACGACCTTCCCACCGGAAACGAATTTGGATCGGAAGGCGACCTATCCCGGACTGCCGGGGCAATCGGTGACATGGCGAACGCTGCAAACCCGTGCGGATGGATTCCTCGATCTGGAGCCAATCTTCCAAGGCAAAGATCGCGTGTCGGCATATGCTTTGACGTATGTCTATTCGCCGAAGGCCCAGAAAGTGCCATTACTGCTGGGATCGGATGATATGATTCGGGTTTGGGTGAATGGCAAGCTCGTGCATGAATATCTGGCCGAGCGTTCGGCTGTTCCCGATGCGGATCGAGTCGAGATTGAGTTGAAGGAAGGCTGGAATCCCGTGTTGAGCCGGGTGATTAATCGCCTGGGTGGCTCGGGAATGTATCTACGAATTGCGGGTGGTGACGGGCTGCGATTCGCGTTGGAACCGAAGTAA
- the treS gene encoding maltose alpha-D-glucosyltransferase, with protein MPTDDPQWYKDAVIYEVHVRAFHDSVGDGMGDFRGLTQKLDYLEDLGVTAVWLLPFYPSPLRDDGYDIADYTSVHPHYGTLDDFKAFLDEAHRRGIKVITELVINHTSDQHPWFQRARQSPRGSVERDFYVWNDTPDKFADVPIIFPGFETSNWAWDPVAKQYYWHRFYSHQPDLNYDNPAVWDAIMPVVDFWFDLGVDGMRLDAVPYLYEREGTSCENLPETHHFLKSLRKHVEEKYPDRMFLAEVNLWPEDAVEFFGQGDECHMVFHFPLMPRLFMALHQEDRFPIIDILAQTPAIPESCQWCLFLRNHDELTLAMITDEERDYMLRAYAQERQARIFLGIRHRLVPLLKNDRRRIEMMNALLFSMPGTPVVYYGDEIGMGDNIYLGDRNGVRTPMQWSSDRNAGFSRANPQKLYLPIIIDPEYHYEAVNVEAQQNNPSSLLWWMKRLIALRKRYRAFGRGSIQFLLATNPKILAFIRVYQDEVLLVVANLSRFVQYAELDLSNYRGMIPEELFGRTQFPAIGDGAYPLTMGPHGFYWFALTPVRTGSSRVPMLSMPEIRVNRSWEEILEGGPQEQLEGILVGFLTQRQTPGSRQAITNVRLDKSVVITISRIRVQILFLRVEFRVGLAETVLLPVLCLAASDRSRLLLPEETAVIARIVGGETGDLVAAQAVPEYNNGLLRAIRNNRSQVTENGQFVARWLDSEAVPEGTDTELPVPVVHRSERNNFAVIFGESFVLKTFHRAEEGTNPDLEVGRYLQSVTTDVPSAPVVGAIELIRRGAEPITLAVLHRYVPNQGNAWQYTLDLLSLFYESVAANSREQSPPLPPPMPMFGACTVSMHDLEGFAGGYINTVRLLANRTAELHKALAAAPIDSPFAKEIYSRQHQRSVYQSMRNAMGKLTERLERERDELPPIVRPLAERFLAIQRNIVDRFQRVLDPAIQEGFRIRCHGDYHLGQLLYTGNNFVVIDFEGDVSRRITDRKIKRSPLRDVAGMLRSFDYAAQSVLRGLANHRGRSPGVIRTEDRAILSKWADAWCDCVSREFVSEYRRKIDDTRLLPPSESATSTLIELFLLEKAILEIDYDLAFRPEWAVIPLRAILRLMGESVDDLCEPSRIVAVN; from the coding sequence ATGCCGACCGATGATCCCCAGTGGTACAAAGATGCCGTTATTTACGAAGTCCATGTGCGTGCGTTTCACGACAGCGTCGGTGACGGCATGGGCGATTTTCGTGGATTGACCCAAAAATTGGATTACCTGGAGGATCTCGGGGTCACGGCGGTGTGGCTGCTGCCGTTTTACCCCTCCCCGCTACGGGATGATGGCTACGATATTGCCGACTATACCTCGGTGCATCCACATTACGGAACGCTCGATGATTTCAAGGCATTCCTGGATGAAGCCCACCGACGGGGAATCAAAGTCATCACCGAACTGGTGATTAACCACACCTCGGACCAGCATCCGTGGTTCCAGCGAGCGCGCCAAAGCCCGCGCGGAAGTGTGGAACGGGATTTCTATGTCTGGAATGATACGCCCGACAAATTCGCCGATGTGCCGATCATCTTTCCGGGATTCGAAACGTCGAACTGGGCCTGGGATCCGGTTGCCAAGCAATACTATTGGCATCGGTTTTATTCGCATCAACCGGATCTGAATTATGACAATCCGGCGGTTTGGGATGCGATCATGCCGGTGGTCGATTTCTGGTTCGATCTCGGCGTGGATGGCATGCGCTTGGATGCGGTGCCGTATCTGTACGAGCGCGAAGGCACCAGTTGCGAGAATCTGCCCGAAACGCACCATTTTCTCAAAAGCCTCCGCAAGCACGTCGAAGAAAAATATCCGGATCGGATGTTTCTGGCCGAAGTCAATTTGTGGCCGGAAGATGCGGTCGAATTCTTCGGGCAGGGCGATGAATGCCATATGGTGTTTCATTTCCCGCTGATGCCGCGGTTGTTTATGGCGCTCCATCAGGAGGATCGCTTTCCGATCATCGACATTCTTGCGCAAACGCCAGCGATTCCCGAATCGTGCCAATGGTGCCTGTTCCTGCGCAATCACGACGAACTCACGTTGGCGATGATTACCGACGAAGAGCGCGACTACATGCTTCGCGCCTACGCTCAAGAACGGCAAGCGCGAATCTTCTTGGGGATTCGCCACCGATTGGTTCCGTTGCTCAAGAATGATCGTCGCCGCATCGAAATGATGAACGCGCTGCTGTTTTCCATGCCCGGAACGCCGGTGGTGTACTACGGCGATGAGATTGGCATGGGCGACAATATCTATCTCGGCGATCGAAATGGTGTTCGCACGCCGATGCAGTGGAGTTCGGATCGGAATGCAGGGTTCAGCCGGGCCAATCCGCAGAAACTCTATCTGCCGATCATCATCGATCCGGAATACCACTACGAAGCGGTGAATGTTGAAGCCCAGCAGAACAATCCATCCTCGCTATTGTGGTGGATGAAGCGACTGATTGCGCTGCGGAAGCGCTATCGGGCATTCGGTCGGGGTAGCATTCAATTTTTGCTGGCGACGAATCCGAAAATTCTCGCCTTCATTCGTGTGTACCAAGACGAAGTGCTGCTGGTCGTCGCCAACCTCTCGCGATTCGTGCAATATGCGGAATTGGATCTGTCGAATTATCGCGGAATGATTCCCGAGGAACTTTTTGGTCGCACGCAGTTCCCGGCGATTGGTGACGGGGCGTATCCGCTGACAATGGGACCGCATGGCTTCTATTGGTTCGCGCTGACCCCGGTTCGCACGGGGAGCAGTCGGGTGCCGATGTTGTCGATGCCCGAAATTCGCGTCAACCGATCCTGGGAAGAAATTCTCGAAGGCGGTCCGCAAGAACAGTTGGAAGGAATTCTGGTCGGATTCCTCACCCAACGGCAAACTCCGGGCAGTCGGCAGGCCATCACCAATGTGCGACTGGATAAATCGGTGGTCATCACCATCAGTCGCATTCGCGTGCAGATTCTGTTCCTTCGGGTGGAATTCCGCGTCGGGTTGGCCGAAACGGTCCTGTTGCCGGTGCTCTGTTTGGCGGCATCGGATCGCAGTCGGCTCCTGTTACCGGAAGAGACGGCGGTGATTGCTCGCATTGTGGGCGGCGAAACCGGCGATCTCGTCGCAGCGCAAGCGGTGCCGGAATACAACAACGGATTGCTTCGCGCCATTCGCAACAATCGTTCGCAAGTGACCGAAAACGGGCAATTCGTGGCGCGCTGGCTGGATTCCGAGGCAGTCCCGGAAGGAACCGATACGGAATTGCCCGTGCCGGTGGTGCATCGCAGCGAACGGAATAACTTTGCGGTAATCTTTGGTGAATCGTTTGTTCTGAAAACCTTCCATCGAGCCGAAGAGGGGACCAACCCCGATTTGGAAGTGGGGCGCTATCTGCAAAGTGTCACGACCGATGTCCCGAGTGCGCCCGTGGTTGGGGCGATTGAGTTGATTCGTCGCGGAGCCGAGCCAATCACGTTGGCAGTGCTGCATCGCTATGTTCCGAATCAAGGAAACGCCTGGCAATACACACTCGATTTGTTGAGCCTGTTCTACGAATCGGTCGCGGCCAATTCCCGAGAACAATCCCCGCCGCTGCCGCCGCCGATGCCAATGTTCGGAGCGTGCACCGTTTCCATGCATGATTTGGAGGGGTTCGCGGGCGGGTACATCAATACCGTTCGGCTGCTGGCGAATCGCACGGCCGAGCTGCACAAAGCCCTGGCGGCGGCCCCGATTGATTCGCCGTTTGCCAAAGAAATTTACTCGCGCCAACATCAGCGTTCCGTCTACCAATCGATGCGCAACGCGATGGGGAAACTCACCGAACGACTCGAACGGGAACGGGACGAATTGCCGCCGATCGTGCGACCACTCGCCGAGCGATTCCTTGCCATACAGCGGAATATTGTTGACCGATTCCAACGGGTGTTGGATCCTGCCATTCAGGAAGGATTCCGAATTCGCTGCCACGGGGATTACCACCTGGGGCAATTGCTGTACACGGGCAATAACTTCGTGGTCATCGATTTTGAAGGGGATGTGTCGCGGCGGATCACCGATCGAAAAATCAAACGATCGCCGCTGCGGGATGTCGCGGGGATGCTCCGCTCGTTCGATTACGCCGCCCAAAGCGTGCTGCGCGGGTTGGCGAATCATCGCGGGCGATCGCCGGGGGTGATTCGGACGGAGGATCGCGCGATTCTGTCCAAATGGGCAGATGCGTGGTGCGATTGTGTCTCGCGCGAATTTGTCTCGGAATATCGTCGCAAAATCGACGATACGCGATTGCTTCCGCCGTCGGAATCGGCCACTTCGACGCTGATCGAACTGTTCCTACTCGAAAAAGCGATCCTGGAAATCGACTACGATCTGGCATTCCGCCCGGAATGGGCCGTGATTCCACTCCGCGCGATTCTTCGACTCATGGGAGAATCGGTTGACGATTTGTGTGAGCCATCCCGAATCGTCGCGGTAAACTAA
- the otsB gene encoding trehalose-phosphatase, producing MGVDGQPFADWVDSLVAIARQNRPIACCFDYDGTLTPIVSHPSLAILSDAMRNLLASLNELPNVQVAVISGRALADVQQKVALPSIWFAGSGGAELWLNGNRWEYPHADAFRCELDRLQQLLAPVIERFSQAWLERKPVAMAIHHRHIPEDATGEFLAEVLRIVQDFPALRAREVSQALEITPQDGWDKGTAIQTILGHLGESAYPIFFGDAPNDTEAMQVVRQLNGITVGIGPDAPPIAQVLLDSPAELQRVLEILVGQLCALGPDLERESTRNVGECCEGIDPGESALGLLLIDPDQVRRQQCLLELSRRGWQVWASADWESIEPLLESIAPAIRVAAVNLQLPGLEAGRVLEQLRQRIPHAAPAALIPNVSRYAEEAFQRVNNVPLVNIRRDWEQLHREFRAIWALSLQQSGERRLRFRTDEPSGEAGLHQPPGGSIMNGP from the coding sequence ATGGGTGTGGATGGTCAACCGTTCGCCGATTGGGTCGATTCGCTGGTGGCAATTGCTCGGCAAAATCGACCCATCGCGTGCTGCTTTGATTACGATGGAACGCTGACCCCGATTGTGTCGCACCCCAGTCTGGCGATTCTTTCGGATGCGATGCGAAACTTGCTGGCATCGCTCAATGAGCTGCCGAACGTGCAAGTCGCGGTCATTAGCGGTCGCGCGTTGGCCGATGTCCAGCAGAAAGTCGCGCTCCCCTCGATCTGGTTCGCCGGATCGGGGGGTGCTGAGCTGTGGCTGAATGGCAATCGCTGGGAATATCCGCATGCCGATGCCTTTCGCTGCGAATTGGATCGGCTCCAACAATTGCTGGCGCCGGTGATTGAGCGATTTTCCCAGGCGTGGTTGGAACGCAAGCCGGTTGCCATGGCGATTCATCATCGCCACATTCCGGAGGATGCAACGGGGGAGTTTCTCGCCGAAGTCTTGCGAATCGTGCAGGATTTCCCCGCACTCCGCGCTCGGGAAGTGTCTCAAGCGTTGGAAATCACCCCGCAGGACGGCTGGGACAAAGGGACTGCCATCCAGACGATTCTGGGACATTTGGGCGAATCCGCGTATCCGATCTTCTTCGGCGATGCGCCCAACGATACCGAGGCGATGCAGGTGGTTCGCCAACTCAATGGGATCACGGTGGGAATCGGGCCGGATGCCCCACCGATCGCGCAAGTGCTCTTGGACAGTCCCGCGGAATTGCAACGGGTGCTCGAAATTCTGGTGGGGCAATTGTGCGCGTTGGGTCCCGATTTGGAGCGCGAATCGACTCGGAATGTGGGCGAATGCTGCGAGGGAATCGACCCTGGTGAATCGGCGTTGGGGTTATTGCTGATTGACCCCGACCAGGTGCGGCGCCAACAATGCTTGCTGGAACTCAGTCGTCGTGGCTGGCAAGTCTGGGCAAGCGCAGACTGGGAGAGTATCGAACCGCTTCTGGAATCGATTGCTCCGGCAATCCGTGTGGCAGCGGTGAATCTTCAACTCCCCGGATTGGAAGCGGGGCGGGTCTTGGAACAACTGCGCCAGCGCATCCCACACGCGGCCCCGGCAGCCTTGATTCCAAATGTCAGCCGATATGCCGAAGAGGCATTCCAACGGGTCAATAATGTTCCATTGGTGAACATTCGCCGCGATTGGGAACAATTGCATCGAGAGTTTCGTGCCATTTGGGCACTATCGCTTCAACAGTCGGGCGAGCGACGGCTCCGTTTCCGAACCGATGAGCCGTCGGGAGAAGCCGGGTTGCACCAACCACCCGGTGGATCGATCATGAACGGACCGTGA